In one window of Chryseobacterium sp. JV274 DNA:
- the mce gene encoding methylmalonyl-CoA epimerase gives MKLEHIGIAVKSLGVSDELFAKLLGKESYKKESVEREGVVTSFYETGESKIELLEASNPESPISKFIDKKGEGIHHLAFGVENILEEVKRLKKEGFQFISEEPKEGADNKLVVFLHPKSTNGVLVELCQEKQ, from the coding sequence ATGAAGCTAGAACATATTGGTATTGCCGTAAAGTCTTTAGGAGTTTCTGATGAGCTTTTTGCCAAATTATTGGGAAAAGAATCCTATAAAAAAGAATCCGTAGAAAGGGAAGGGGTTGTAACTTCTTTCTATGAAACAGGAGAAAGTAAAATTGAGCTGTTGGAAGCCAGTAATCCTGAAAGTCCGATCTCAAAATTTATCGATAAAAAGGGCGAAGGCATCCATCATCTGGCATTTGGGGTTGAAAATATTCTGGAAGAAGTGAAAAGACTGAAAAAAGAAGGATTTCAGTTTATCTCCGAAGAACCCAAAGAAGGTGCTGATAATAAATTAGTTGTCTTCCTGCATCCAAAGTCTACAAACGGCGTACTGGTAGAACTTTGCCAAGAAAAGCAATAA
- a CDS encoding Na+/H+ antiporter: MVENFIYYLGLVLVIIGAIMLANRLKVAYPIILVIAGLLISFIPGLPVLKIDPELIFIIFLPPLLYEAAFAVSWKEIWKMRRIITSFAFIVVFLTAITVAFVANSYIPGFSLALGFVLGGIVSPPDAVSAGAILKFVKVPKNLSTVLEGESLFNDASSLIIFRFAMLAVATGQFIWQDAAISFGWMVFGGLGIGVVLAFVFLEIEKIFPTDVNMDAILSLVAPYVMYIAAEEVHSSGVLAVVSGGLFLSVRRHEIFRTSQSRLRGSNVWESFVFLINGIVFLLIGLDLPEIMVGLSKEGISLSDAVGYGLLITAVLIIVRLLSSFGAVFVTLIMKNFINVADRNPGMKAPLLMGWTGMRGVVSLAAALSIPVVMENGQPFPHRDLILFITFIVILATLIIQGLTLPALIKKLNLSDAGGGYLSEEESEHFLRREMRKVAFRYLDENYKERRSENEYFSKLMDRWEQEDKEDSIHKLSEEAKAIYFETLEQQRIWLREENRRNPNIDEEYIRHYLTRLDLEEERLRM; this comes from the coding sequence ATGGTGGAAAATTTTATTTATTATTTAGGATTGGTCCTTGTCATTATCGGGGCCATTATGCTGGCCAATCGATTGAAAGTAGCCTATCCTATCATACTGGTTATTGCCGGACTTCTTATTAGTTTTATCCCTGGATTGCCGGTGTTAAAAATAGATCCTGAACTGATTTTTATTATTTTCCTGCCTCCGCTTTTATACGAAGCAGCCTTTGCCGTATCCTGGAAGGAAATATGGAAAATGAGGCGGATCATTACCAGTTTTGCATTCATTGTAGTTTTCCTTACAGCAATCACTGTTGCTTTTGTAGCGAACTCATATATTCCCGGCTTTTCACTGGCATTAGGTTTTGTGTTGGGTGGAATAGTATCACCACCGGATGCGGTAAGTGCCGGAGCCATTTTAAAATTTGTAAAAGTTCCTAAAAATCTATCTACTGTTCTCGAGGGTGAAAGTTTGTTCAATGATGCCTCCTCACTAATCATCTTCAGGTTTGCAATGTTGGCGGTGGCTACAGGGCAGTTTATATGGCAGGATGCAGCCATTAGCTTTGGATGGATGGTTTTCGGAGGGTTGGGAATAGGAGTTGTATTGGCTTTTGTATTTCTTGAAATTGAAAAGATATTCCCTACTGATGTCAATATGGATGCTATACTAAGTCTGGTTGCTCCCTATGTGATGTACATTGCTGCAGAAGAAGTTCACTCTTCAGGAGTACTTGCAGTAGTAAGTGGTGGATTATTTCTTTCCGTAAGAAGACATGAGATTTTCAGAACTTCACAATCCAGATTAAGAGGTTCCAATGTCTGGGAAAGTTTTGTATTTCTGATCAACGGAATTGTATTCTTACTCATAGGACTGGATCTGCCGGAAATTATGGTAGGTTTAAGCAAAGAAGGAATAAGTCTGTCTGATGCTGTCGGTTACGGATTGTTGATTACAGCGGTACTGATTATTGTGCGTTTGCTTTCTTCTTTTGGTGCCGTTTTCGTAACATTGATTATGAAGAATTTTATTAATGTAGCCGATAGAAACCCCGGAATGAAAGCTCCATTATTGATGGGCTGGACGGGAATGCGCGGGGTAGTTTCTCTTGCAGCAGCGTTATCTATTCCTGTAGTGATGGAAAACGGACAGCCTTTCCCACATCGTGATCTTATTCTCTTCATTACTTTCATTGTAATTCTTGCCACTTTGATTATCCAGGGACTTACCTTACCTGCTTTAATCAAAAAACTCAATTTATCTGATGCCGGAGGAGGATATTTGTCTGAGGAAGAATCTGAACATTTCTTAAGAAGAGAAATGCGCAAGGTAGCCTTCAGGTATCTGGATGAAAATTATAAAGAAAGAAGAAGCGAAAATGAATATTTTAGCAAACTGATGGACCGCTGGGAACAGGAAGATAAAGAAGACTCTATTCATAAGCTATCTGAAGAAGCGAAAGCCATTTATTTTGAAACCCTTGAACAGCAAAGAATCTGGCTTCGGGAAGAAAACAGACGCAACCCGAATATTGACGAAGAATATATAAGACATTATCTAACAAGACTGGACCTTGAAGAAGAAAGGCTCAGAATGTAA
- a CDS encoding VOC family protein yields MKIEHIAIWAKDLEKSRAFYQKYFGAVSNEKYHNPVKNFQSYFLSFENGCRLEIMTRPDIKESEKSYEAQQYGIIHLAFSVDSKQKVDELTETLRKDGYEVAGEPRTTGDGYYESVILDPEKNIIEIVA; encoded by the coding sequence ATGAAAATAGAGCATATTGCCATTTGGGCTAAAGATCTTGAAAAATCCAGAGCATTTTACCAGAAATATTTCGGAGCCGTTTCCAATGAAAAATACCATAATCCTGTCAAAAATTTTCAGTCTTACTTTTTAAGCTTTGAGAATGGCTGCCGTCTTGAAATCATGACCAGACCGGATATTAAAGAAAGCGAAAAATCTTATGAAGCTCAACAGTATGGAATCATTCATCTTGCATTCTCTGTGGATAGTAAACAAAAAGTAGATGAACTTACAGAAACATTGAGAAAAGATGGATATGAAGTAGCCGGAGAACCTCGTACCACCGGAGATGGATATTATGAAAGCGTAATCCTTGACCCGGAAAAAAATATCATTGAAATCGTAGCCTAA
- the deoD gene encoding purine-nucleoside phosphorylase encodes MSIHISAKKGEIAKVVLQPGDPLRAQYIAENYLENAKLVSKTRGIFYYTGLYKGKEITVGASGMGFPSIGIYSFELYTEYEVDTIIRIGTCGAYNTDLKLFDILNIDKAASESTYAKYAWGIEDEILSHQGNIFTTINETAKDLSLNAKAINIHSSDIFYRKDPATPEIATKYNCPAVEMEAFGLFANAQHLGKNAATILTVTDIIPTHEKISADEREKALNPMMELALESAIKNL; translated from the coding sequence ATGAGTATTCACATCAGTGCAAAAAAAGGAGAAATTGCTAAAGTAGTATTGCAGCCGGGGGATCCGCTTCGTGCACAGTATATTGCTGAAAATTATTTAGAAAATGCTAAACTGGTAAGCAAAACCAGAGGAATTTTTTATTATACAGGTCTTTATAAAGGCAAAGAGATCACTGTAGGAGCCAGTGGAATGGGTTTCCCAAGTATCGGAATCTATTCTTTTGAGCTGTATACAGAATATGAAGTAGATACGATCATCAGAATCGGGACTTGTGGTGCTTACAATACAGATCTTAAACTTTTTGATATTTTAAATATTGATAAAGCAGCCAGCGAAAGTACTTATGCCAAATATGCATGGGGAATTGAAGATGAAATCCTTTCTCACCAGGGGAATATCTTTACTACCATCAATGAAACAGCTAAAGATTTATCTTTAAATGCTAAAGCAATCAATATCCACAGTAGTGATATTTTCTACAGAAAAGATCCTGCGACTCCGGAAATTGCTACAAAATATAACTGTCCTGCAGTAGAAATGGAAGCCTTCGGTTTATTTGCCAATGCTCAACACTTAGGAAAAAATGCAGCGACTATTCTTACAGTAACGGATATCATTCCGACACACGAAAAAATCTCTGCTGACGAAAGAGAAAAAGCTTTGAATCCAATGATGGAACTGGCTTTGGAATCAGCAATAAAGAATTTGTAA
- a CDS encoding alkaline phosphatase D family protein produces MMENNNQFNRRRFLKNSLLAAGGIFIAPLIESCSDDFTENGNAPDDLKNGGFESGVASFDPSATGIIIWTRYSKGTDAEITWEISKNSNFSEVVRRGQANATVVNDFTVAVDVQNISSNTKYYYRFYNIKTKEVSVTGETLTLPSKSDAVNEVKMAVVSCSNFPAGLFNVYGAIAKSEADVVVHLGDYIYEYAPGQYGTNPYTNQLGRVHQPAKEILNLSDYRERYRQYRGDKNLQLLHQKKPFICVWDDHEFANDTYKTGAENHQPNEGDFQARKMAAFQAYSEYIPLKTGKDMRIYRSFNFGNIVSLYMMDTRVIARDKQMEYSDYLDSTGNFNQVQFKTDFLSTSRKLIGSEQMSWLSSQINGDTAKWKVLGQQILMTKMMVPAELLMLLNQILAEIAQHGSAQPATMQALQNTITQLIILKTRYQQQDPTLTPQDIARITTTLPYNLDAWDGYFMEREQLYSVLAGKNVVVLAGDTHNAWLGKLTDAQGKFIGTELACSSVSSPGLEGYLGITSDPAKAIELAQAFSLLIDDLDYANLYKRGYLHVKFTTGSSVAEWRFVDNVISDTYNTTTEKTYTIS; encoded by the coding sequence ATGATGGAAAACAACAACCAATTCAACAGAAGAAGATTTCTTAAAAATTCACTATTAGCAGCCGGAGGAATTTTTATTGCTCCTTTGATTGAAAGCTGCAGCGACGATTTTACTGAAAATGGAAATGCTCCTGACGATCTTAAAAACGGAGGCTTTGAATCCGGAGTAGCAAGCTTTGATCCAAGTGCAACAGGTATTATCATTTGGACAAGGTATTCTAAGGGAACTGATGCGGAAATTACATGGGAGATCAGTAAAAACAGCAACTTTTCAGAAGTGGTAAGAAGAGGTCAGGCCAATGCAACAGTAGTCAATGACTTTACGGTAGCGGTGGATGTACAGAATATCTCTTCCAATACCAAATATTACTACAGATTCTATAATATCAAAACGAAAGAAGTGAGTGTAACAGGGGAAACCCTTACTCTACCTTCGAAATCAGATGCTGTAAACGAAGTGAAAATGGCAGTGGTATCCTGTTCAAACTTTCCTGCAGGACTTTTCAATGTATATGGAGCGATTGCAAAGTCTGAAGCTGACGTAGTGGTACACCTTGGAGATTACATCTACGAATATGCCCCGGGGCAATATGGAACAAATCCTTATACCAATCAGCTAGGAAGGGTTCATCAGCCGGCTAAGGAAATTCTTAACCTCAGTGATTACAGAGAACGATACAGGCAGTACAGAGGTGATAAAAATCTTCAGCTTCTTCACCAGAAGAAACCATTCATCTGTGTTTGGGACGATCACGAGTTTGCCAATGATACCTATAAAACAGGGGCAGAAAATCATCAGCCTAATGAAGGAGATTTTCAAGCAAGAAAAATGGCTGCTTTTCAGGCGTACAGCGAATATATTCCTCTTAAAACCGGGAAAGATATGAGAATTTACAGAAGCTTCAATTTCGGAAATATCGTTTCCCTTTATATGATGGATACAAGGGTAATCGCAAGGGATAAGCAGATGGAATATTCCGATTATCTTGATAGTACGGGGAATTTTAATCAGGTACAGTTTAAAACAGATTTCCTGAGTACCAGTAGAAAACTGATCGGAAGCGAACAGATGTCATGGCTGAGTTCCCAGATCAATGGAGATACTGCAAAATGGAAAGTACTTGGACAGCAGATTTTAATGACTAAAATGATGGTTCCGGCAGAACTTCTGATGTTACTGAATCAGATTTTGGCAGAAATAGCACAACACGGAAGCGCACAGCCGGCTACCATGCAGGCACTTCAGAATACGATCACTCAATTAATTATTCTTAAGACAAGATACCAACAGCAGGATCCGACATTGACTCCTCAGGATATTGCCAGAATCACAACTACTTTACCCTATAATTTAGATGCCTGGGATGGATATTTCATGGAAAGAGAACAGCTGTATTCCGTTCTTGCAGGAAAAAATGTAGTGGTATTGGCAGGAGATACCCATAATGCATGGTTAGGAAAATTAACCGATGCTCAGGGAAAATTTATCGGAACCGAACTGGCTTGCAGCTCTGTTTCTTCTCCGGGATTAGAAGGATATCTGGGAATCACATCTGATCCTGCAAAAGCAATAGAACTGGCTCAGGCATTTTCATTACTGATTGATGATCTTGATTATGCCAATCTCTATAAAAGAGGGTATCTGCATGTGAAATTTACTACCGGAAGTTCCGTGGCAGAATGGAGATTTGTAGATAACGTCATTTCCGATACGTACAATACAACGACAGAAAAAACATATACAATCTCATAG
- a CDS encoding TatD family hydrolase, with protein MNTYIDIGINLTNKQFYNEHEEIINRALDDGVEHMILTGTSVRGSKESAEIVEEYPEILFSTAGIHPHDAQSFNGESIGELRKLLKQDHVISVGECGLDFDRDFSPRPIQEKCYKAQLELAIDVNKPLFLHERSAFKRFNEITDEYLSQLPEAVVHCFTGTLDEAKLYLEKGFYLGFTGAVSDEKRFKHLEDVIKYVPLDRMMIETDAPFMLPKNMPRMQNRRNEPSFLPYVAQTIAHLKKISISEVADETTETARNFFRL; from the coding sequence ATGAACACATACATTGATATTGGCATTAATCTGACCAATAAACAGTTCTATAATGAACACGAAGAAATTATCAACCGCGCGTTGGACGATGGTGTAGAACATATGATTCTTACAGGAACCAGCGTAAGAGGAAGCAAAGAATCTGCTGAGATTGTAGAAGAATATCCGGAAATTCTATTTTCGACAGCGGGAATTCATCCTCACGATGCCCAATCTTTTAACGGCGAAAGTATCGGGGAACTCAGGAAATTATTAAAACAAGATCATGTGATTTCAGTAGGAGAGTGCGGATTGGATTTTGACCGTGATTTTTCTCCGAGACCCATTCAGGAAAAATGTTACAAAGCCCAGCTGGAACTTGCTATAGATGTGAATAAACCCCTTTTTCTTCATGAAAGATCAGCGTTTAAAAGGTTTAATGAGATCACAGATGAATATCTTTCCCAATTACCTGAAGCTGTTGTACATTGCTTTACGGGGACATTGGATGAAGCGAAGCTCTATCTGGAAAAAGGATTTTATTTAGGATTCACAGGCGCAGTCAGTGATGAAAAAAGATTTAAACACCTGGAAGATGTTATAAAATATGTTCCTCTCGACAGGATGATGATTGAGACAGATGCTCCTTTTATGCTTCCGAAAAATATGCCCAGAATGCAGAACAGGCGCAATGAACCCTCTTTTTTACCTTATGTAGCACAAACGATTGCCCATCTGAAGAAGATAAGCATTTCCGAAGTCGCAGACGAGACCACAGAAACGGCCAGAAATTTTTTCAGACTATAA
- a CDS encoding MBL fold metallo-hydrolase has product MNLKKQLGQFPDEKRKEYFNTLPNYLNGRFQNILTTPSLLEGESMTKVLFHTLCKVENTSPKTALPFVVTDLENLQPEENVLIWFGHSSYFIQVDGKKFLIDPVFSGNASPMPGSIKAFQGADYYKPEHMPDIDFLLISHDHWDHLDYTTVQDLKNKVGKVICGLGTGQHFEYWGWSFDKIIEKNWWESIDIAEGFRITLTPARHFSGRLLNRNISLWTSFVLKTPTKKLFLGGDSGYGNHFTEIGDKYGPFDLAIMENGQYNEKWPYIHTLPDQLITEIKELKAKNFIPVHNSKFKLAQHIWYEPLELASKHAEENNIPITLPMIGEKVNLDQLGTISWKKWWEDYM; this is encoded by the coding sequence ATGAATTTAAAAAAGCAGCTCGGGCAGTTTCCCGATGAAAAAAGAAAAGAATATTTCAATACACTTCCCAATTATCTTAATGGGAGGTTTCAGAATATATTGACAACACCTTCCTTATTAGAAGGAGAAAGCATGACCAAAGTACTTTTCCACACCCTATGTAAAGTGGAAAATACTTCACCCAAAACTGCACTTCCATTTGTAGTAACGGATCTAGAGAACCTTCAACCCGAAGAAAATGTTTTGATATGGTTCGGGCACAGTTCCTATTTCATACAGGTAGATGGTAAAAAATTTCTGATAGATCCCGTTTTCAGTGGAAATGCTTCCCCAATGCCGGGTTCCATAAAAGCTTTTCAGGGAGCTGATTATTACAAGCCGGAACATATGCCGGATATTGACTTTCTGCTTATTTCCCATGACCATTGGGATCATCTCGATTATACAACCGTTCAGGATTTAAAGAATAAAGTAGGAAAAGTCATTTGTGGTTTGGGTACGGGTCAGCATTTTGAATACTGGGGCTGGAGTTTTGACAAAATCATCGAAAAAAACTGGTGGGAAAGCATAGACATTGCAGAAGGTTTTAGAATCACGCTCACTCCGGCAAGACACTTTTCCGGAAGATTGCTGAACCGTAATATTTCACTCTGGACTTCTTTTGTTTTAAAAACACCTACGAAAAAATTGTTTTTGGGTGGTGACAGCGGTTATGGAAATCATTTTACAGAAATTGGAGACAAATACGGACCGTTTGATCTGGCCATCATGGAAAACGGACAGTACAACGAAAAATGGCCATATATTCACACGTTGCCGGATCAGCTTATCACAGAAATTAAAGAATTGAAAGCTAAAAACTTCATTCCTGTCCATAATTCCAAATTTAAGCTGGCACAGCACATTTGGTATGAACCTTTGGAACTGGCCTCAAAACATGCAGAAGAAAACAATATACCGATTACACTTCCTATGATCGGAGAAAAAGTAAATTTAGATCAGTTGGGAACAATCTCCTGGAAAAAATGGTGGGAAGATTATATGTAA
- a CDS encoding DUF4919 domain-containing protein, with amino-acid sequence MKTYEKVFEFLTDPTKETFLKCRELVINDPEYDPYSEDIENIQNLLNEGKFEEVIPYVNVNILLSPRAHIYKCFAYKELGDEKGKNIEMTIAQIIFECLEKTGDGTKYSPYIITRISDERDLIRHHLNKQDVSQNLVKDGDKIMDALTLDDGTLLYFDIKDPYQRLAFSFSKRNEQAESKDEEKPQKKKWWKF; translated from the coding sequence ATGAAAACGTATGAGAAAGTATTTGAATTTTTAACTGACCCCACAAAAGAAACCTTCCTGAAGTGCCGTGAACTGGTGATCAATGATCCTGAATATGATCCTTATTCCGAAGATATTGAAAACATCCAGAATTTACTCAATGAAGGAAAATTTGAAGAGGTTATACCATATGTAAATGTCAATATTCTATTAAGTCCGAGAGCACATATTTATAAATGTTTTGCGTACAAGGAACTGGGCGATGAAAAAGGAAAGAATATTGAAATGACAATCGCTCAGATTATTTTTGAATGTCTTGAAAAAACAGGAGACGGAACTAAATATTCTCCCTATATTATTACAAGAATTTCGGATGAAAGAGATTTGATCAGACATCATCTCAATAAACAGGATGTATCACAAAATCTGGTCAAGGATGGAGATAAGATCATGGATGCGCTAACACTCGATGATGGAACTCTATTATACTTTGACATCAAAGATCCTTATCAGAGACTTGCTTTTTCATTCAGTAAAAGAAATGAACAGGCGGAAAGTAAAGATGAAGAGAAACCTCAAAAGAAAAAATGGTGGAAATTTTAA
- the rbfA gene encoding 30S ribosome-binding factor RbfA yields MESNRQRKVAQIIQEDFAELFRKQASESKQSILVSVSDVKVTADLGIAKIYLSIFPQEFRTAVMKEIEENKAQYRNFIGQKMSKQVRIIPQLNFYLDTALDDVEKLERELRGEGDNPVL; encoded by the coding sequence ATGGAAAGTAACAGACAAAGAAAAGTAGCACAGATTATTCAGGAAGACTTCGCAGAGCTTTTCCGCAAACAGGCTTCAGAAAGCAAACAGAGTATTTTAGTATCTGTTTCAGATGTAAAAGTAACTGCTGACTTAGGAATTGCTAAGATTTATTTAAGCATTTTCCCACAGGAATTCCGTACCGCTGTGATGAAGGAGATTGAAGAAAACAAAGCTCAATACAGAAACTTCATCGGACAGAAAATGTCAAAACAGGTACGTATCATTCCCCAGCTTAACTTCTATCTTGACACCGCTCTGGATGATGTTGAAAAACTGGAAAGAGAATTAAGAGGTGAAGGCGACAATCCTGTTTTATAA
- a CDS encoding SDR family oxidoreductase: MNKSDQQFSAEEWETCLKVLNALKEDPFMNPDNKIFSGLITKIHKNAKKQSRYENYSEMKFHDLAVNSNSVLMQKALAGISAYYDNEKEEVQLTKLQIPKNCYCCNESYQYAHSFYSRLCPVCATENYEKRFETADLTGRNVILTGGRVKVGFATALKMLRNGANLFLTTRFPALAMELMQQEADYDNWKDRLWIYGLDLRNLKAIQDFIDFYKFNFDTLDILINNAAQTIKYPDEYYLPIIKREKEKLIEFKDIQTLIPNQTEISSETAKLEYAHNEETQIALTRFGQPVDNREKTSWNSTLEEVSMYELVEVNLINHIAPYFLIKELKPMMKNSAFKEKFIINVTSSEGIFSYENKTVFHPHTNMTKAALNMMTLTSAKEFENDQIYMSAVDVGWISTGAKESLRKKQFEMGYIPPLDSVDGAARILHPVIEGIKGNYLSGVLLKNYKVNPW, encoded by the coding sequence ATGAACAAATCAGATCAACAATTTTCAGCCGAAGAATGGGAAACATGTCTCAAGGTTTTGAATGCTCTGAAGGAAGATCCTTTCATGAACCCTGATAACAAAATATTTTCAGGACTGATTACTAAGATTCATAAGAACGCCAAAAAACAAAGCCGTTATGAAAACTACTCTGAGATGAAGTTTCATGATCTGGCTGTAAATTCCAACTCTGTATTGATGCAGAAGGCTTTGGCGGGAATTTCTGCTTATTATGATAATGAAAAAGAAGAAGTACAGCTCACAAAACTTCAGATTCCGAAAAACTGTTACTGTTGTAACGAGAGCTATCAATATGCGCACTCTTTTTATTCCAGATTATGCCCTGTTTGTGCCACAGAAAACTATGAAAAACGTTTTGAAACGGCAGATCTTACAGGAAGAAACGTAATTCTGACAGGAGGAAGAGTGAAGGTAGGTTTTGCCACCGCATTGAAGATGTTGAGAAATGGGGCCAATTTGTTTTTGACAACCCGTTTTCCGGCACTGGCAATGGAATTGATGCAGCAGGAGGCAGATTATGATAACTGGAAAGACAGACTATGGATCTATGGTCTGGATTTAAGAAATCTGAAGGCGATTCAGGATTTTATAGACTTCTATAAATTTAATTTTGATACACTGGATATTCTGATCAATAATGCAGCTCAAACCATAAAATATCCTGATGAATACTATCTTCCGATTATAAAACGTGAGAAAGAAAAACTGATAGAATTTAAAGATATTCAAACCCTGATTCCTAATCAGACGGAAATTTCAAGTGAAACAGCAAAACTGGAATATGCCCATAATGAAGAAACTCAGATTGCGCTTACCCGTTTTGGACAACCGGTGGATAACAGAGAAAAAACTAGCTGGAATTCTACTTTGGAGGAAGTTTCTATGTATGAACTGGTAGAGGTAAACCTCATCAATCATATAGCTCCTTATTTTCTGATCAAAGAACTGAAGCCAATGATGAAAAACTCTGCGTTTAAAGAGAAATTTATCATTAATGTTACTTCATCAGAAGGAATTTTCAGCTACGAGAATAAAACGGTTTTTCACCCGCATACCAATATGACAAAAGCAGCTTTGAATATGATGACTCTGACGTCTGCAAAAGAATTTGAAAATGATCAGATCTATATGAGTGCCGTAGACGTAGGATGGATTTCTACAGGAGCTAAGGAAAGTCTTAGAAAGAAACAGTTTGAGATGGGATACATTCCGCCGCTGGATTCAGTGGATGGTGCAGCGAGAATTCTGCATCCTGTCATAGAAGGAATAAAAGGGAATTACCTGAGTGGAGTTTTATTGAAAAATTATAAAGTTAATCCCTGGTAA
- a CDS encoding DUF4822 domain-containing protein codes for MNTLKKLCYLSAAVLLSASFTACSSDDNEIIIEQQTPSQVLSSTPWETTGAKDKSGNSVALTDASVAGYVGFAYFKTDGKFAIYNLTDVLRSMGTWSVDAQGKTRTIAALNPDGTTIFTRDVEILVLNRNEFTYRIRPNSSDPSVYYDIIHTRTSHAEPTNGQLTLASTPWETTGAKDKSGNNVALNDASVAGYVGYSYFKANGTFKIFGLNDVLRSEGTWSISPDGKKRTLTTPTFTRVVDILLLNETTFTYRITPDVANPSVFYDIIHTKVNHKEPL; via the coding sequence ATGAATACACTGAAAAAATTATGTTATCTGTCTGCAGCTGTGCTGTTATCAGCATCTTTCACTGCATGTTCAAGTGATGATAATGAGATTATTATTGAACAGCAGACTCCCTCACAGGTACTATCATCTACTCCATGGGAAACTACCGGAGCTAAGGATAAAAGTGGAAATAGTGTAGCACTTACAGACGCCAGTGTTGCCGGATATGTAGGTTTTGCTTATTTCAAAACAGACGGAAAGTTTGCTATTTACAATCTTACGGATGTGCTGAGATCAATGGGAACATGGTCTGTAGATGCACAGGGAAAAACAAGAACTATTGCCGCATTGAACCCGGATGGGACGACTATTTTCACCCGTGATGTTGAAATTCTTGTTTTAAACAGAAATGAATTTACGTACAGAATCCGTCCTAACTCCAGCGATCCGTCTGTATATTATGACATCATCCATACGAGAACTTCTCATGCAGAACCAACTAATGGACAGCTTACATTAGCTTCCACGCCATGGGAAACGACTGGTGCTAAGGATAAAAGCGGAAATAATGTTGCATTAAATGATGCCAGTGTTGCCGGATATGTAGGATATTCTTACTTCAAAGCTAACGGAACTTTTAAAATTTTCGGATTAAATGATGTATTGAGATCTGAAGGTACATGGTCTATTTCTCCGGATGGGAAGAAGAGAACGCTTACCACGCCTACTTTTACACGTGTTGTGGATATTCTGCTTCTGAATGAAACTACATTTACGTACAGAATTACCCCAGATGTAGCTAATCCATCTGTATTTTACGATATTATTCATACTAAGGTCAACCATAAGGAGCCTTTGTAG
- a CDS encoding DUF434 domain-containing protein, translated as MSNRNRGKNTGDDPLFGSEKQISKLKLAVEDMRYLLTREYPEKAASELVGNRYRLKTRQIQALRGASASDLQLYNRRLKHVEALDLKGKTVYLDGFNVLILLESLLSEAYIFEGLDGCIRDLSGVHGTYKRVNQTQRAVELVAAFHQKNKIQKLVWIFDKPVSNSGRIKQIILEFAEQHQLNWEGDLQYNPDKFLAESSEIVISSDAWILDHCKEWFNLIGYLITEESLSVNLIKTK; from the coding sequence ATGAGTAACAGAAACCGCGGAAAAAATACGGGTGATGATCCCCTGTTCGGTTCAGAGAAGCAGATCAGTAAACTAAAATTGGCTGTTGAGGATATGCGGTATCTTCTCACCAGAGAGTACCCGGAAAAAGCAGCTTCTGAACTGGTTGGAAACAGATATAGATTGAAAACCCGTCAGATACAAGCTTTGCGGGGAGCTTCAGCATCAGATTTACAACTTTACAACAGAAGGTTGAAACACGTGGAAGCTTTAGATTTAAAAGGAAAAACGGTTTACCTTGACGGTTTTAATGTCCTGATCCTGCTGGAAAGTCTGCTTTCCGAAGCTTATATTTTCGAAGGACTGGATGGCTGCATCCGTGATCTTTCCGGTGTTCATGGAACCTATAAAAGAGTTAATCAAACCCAGAGAGCAGTGGAATTGGTGGCTGCTTTTCACCAAAAAAATAAGATTCAGAAACTGGTATGGATTTTTGACAAACCGGTTTCTAACAGCGGAAGAATAAAACAGATTATTCTTGAATTTGCAGAACAGCATCAGCTCAATTGGGAGGGTGATCTGCAGTACAATCCCGATAAATTCCTGGCGGAAAGTTCAGAAATCGTTATTTCTTCAGATGCCTGGATTCTGGATCACTGTAAAGAATGGTTTAATTTGATTGGATATTTGATCACAGAAGAAAGCCTTTCTGTTAATCTCATCAAAACGAAGTAA